CCACCTCCTGGCCGATGCCGTCGCCGGCGATGACCGCGATGCGGTAGCTCACGCCCCCGCCCTTTCCAGCCGCTTGCTCGCCATGTGCGCGGCCACCTTGATGGCCTCGATCATGTTGGTCGGGTCGGCCTTGCCCCTCCCGGCGATGTCAAAGGCGGTGCCGTGGTCCACCGAGGTCCTGATGGTAGGCAGGCCGGTCGTCACCGAGACGGTGCGGTTGAAGTCGTAGGTCTTGGCGGCGATGTGGCCCTGGTCGTGGTAGAGCGAGATCACCGCGTCGTACTTGCCCTGCAGAGCCTGGTGAAAGATCGAGTCCGCGCCGACGGGGCCGCGCACGTCCCAGCCCAGGGCCCGCGCCTCCGCCACGGCCGGTTGCAGGCGGGTGATCTCCTCATCGCCGAAAATGCCGCCGTCGCCCGCGTGTGGGTTTAAGCCCGCCACGCCGATGACCGGCTCGTCGTTGCCGAGTTCGCTCAGCACCTCGCGGGCGTGCCCCAGGAGCTTGAGCAGCCCCTCCTCGCTGATGGCGTCGATAGCGGCGCGGAGCGAGAGGTGACGCGTCAGGAAGAAGATGCGCAGCCTGTCGACCACGAACATGGTCTCGACGGGGGAGTCGAGGACCGCGCCCAGGATCTCGGTGTGGCCGGGATATTTTATCTTGGCCGCCCGCATCGATTCCTTGTTGATGGGCGCGGTGACGATGGCGTCGGCGCGGCCCTCCTGGGTGAGCCTAGCCGCCGTCTCCACGTAGCGCACGCTGTCGCGGCCCGTCGGCTGGGCGACCTCGCCGAGCGCGAAGTCGCCGGGCCCCAGTTCGCCTACTTGATGGACCAAAACGGTATCGGGTGACGACTGCCAGTTCCCGTCGGCTTCGTCGATCTCAATAACGTCAATCTTGTAGCCGAGGCGACGAGCCATATCCGCCAAGACGGCCTGGGAACCCACCACGAAGAGGCGGGCGCTGTCGT
This portion of the Deinococcota bacterium genome encodes:
- the pdxA gene encoding 4-hydroxythreonine-4-phosphate dehydrogenase PdxA; translated protein: MKPTLAITMGDPAGVGPEITLKALQQPELHDSARLFVVGSQAVLADMARRLGYKIDVIEIDEADGNWQSSPDTVLVHQVGELGPGDFALGEVAQPTGRDSVRYVETAARLTQEGRADAIVTAPINKESMRAAKIKYPGHTEILGAVLDSPVETMFVVDRLRIFFLTRHLSLRAAIDAISEEGLLKLLGHAREVLSELGNDEPVIGVAGLNPHAGDGGIFGDEEITRLQPAVAEARALGWDVRGPVGADSIFHQALQGKYDAVISLYHDQGHIAAKTYDFNRTVSVTTGLPTIRTSVDHGTAFDIAGRGKADPTNMIEAIKVAAHMASKRLERAGA